A single region of the Salvia miltiorrhiza cultivar Shanhuang (shh) chromosome 8, IMPLAD_Smil_shh, whole genome shotgun sequence genome encodes:
- the LOC131001337 gene encoding crocetin glucosyltransferase, chloroplastic-like — protein MAEQHILLVTFPGQGHINPSLQFAKSLTKHGVKVTILTSSSATARMSHTLSPSFQPLIDVVSFSTTTDWSTGDVSKLMQELSDHGTKAVEDAVAAKRAQGTPYSRIVYNLLVPWAGRAARRLAVPVTLLWIQPAVLFGIYFHYHNRNFDPCSDEVIELPGLPRLRRRDLPSFFLETNPSVYNFVIPMLTENFEILDQEDHPAVVLNTFDELEADALRCLNKYRLLAIGPLIPSAFLDGRDPSDTSFGGDLIQKSEDYMQYLECAETGSVIYVAFGSFSELPRLQVEAIAEALMRSGRPFLWVIRGSDRTLSCREDLEKKGKIVAWCTQVEVLSHPSVGCFVTHCGWNSTLESLACGVPVVALPQWTDQCTNAKLVEDVWRSGVRAVKAGNGEIVEADEIQRCLEMVMDGGDASVEIRKQAKNWRDLAREAMAEGGTSQLNLKIFVDQIVGAPQ, from the coding sequence atggcggagcagcACATCCTACTAGTCACCTTCCCCGGTCAGGGCCACATCAACCCATCTCTCCAGTTCGCTAAAAGCCTCACTAAACACGGCGTTAAGGTCACCATCCTCACCAGCAGCTCCGCCACCGCCCGCATGTCCCACACTCTCTCTCCATCCTTCCAACCCCTAATCGACGTCGTTTccttctccaccaccaccgACTGGTCCACAGGAGACGTCTCCAAACTCATGCAAGAGCTCTCCGACCACGGCACCAAGGCCGTGGAAGACGCCGTCGCCGCCAAGCGCGCCCAGGGCACCCCTTACTCGCGGATCGTTTACAATCTCCTCGTGCCCTGGGCCGGCCGCGCGGCTCGCCGCCTCGCTGTCCCCGTCACGCTGCTCTGGATCCAACCAGCCGTTCTCTTCGGCATCTATTTTCATTATCATAATAGGAATTTCGATCCTTGTTCCGATGAGGTGATCGAGCTACCGGGGCTGccgcgcctccgccgccgcgaTCTGCCGTCTTTCTTTCTGGAGACGAATCCGAGCGTGTATAATTTCGTGATTCCGATGCTGACTGAGAATTTTGAGATACTGGACCAAGAGGATCACCCGGCGGTGGTGTTGAACACGTTCGACGAGTTGGAGGCGGATGCTTTGAGATGTTTGAACAAGTATAGATTGCTGGCGATCGGGCCACTGATTCCTTCTGCGTTTTTGGACGGCAGGGATCCATCCGACACTAGTTTTGGAGGTGATTTGATTCAAAAATCGGAAGATTACATGCAGTATTTGGAGTGTGCAGAGACGGGATCGGTAATCTACGTGGCTTTCGGGAGCTTTTCTGAGCTGCCGAGGTTGCAGGTGGAGGCCATCGCGGAGGCGCTGATGAGAAGCGGCCGCCCCTTCCTGTGGGTGATCCGAGGCTCCGACCGAACTCTGAGCTGCAGAGAGGATCTTGAGAAGAAAGGGAAAATCGTGGCGTGGTGCACTCAGGTTGAGGTTCTCTCCCACCCAAGCGTGGGGTGTTTCGTGACGCACTGTGGATGGAACTCGACTCTCGAGAGCCTGGCGTGTGGGGTGCCGGTGGTGGCGCTGCCGCAGTGGACCGATCAGTGCACCAACGCCAAGCTGGTGGAGGATGTATGGAGAAGTGGAGTCAGAGCAGTGAAGGCGGGAAACGGAGAGATTGTGGAGGCGGATGAAATCCAGAGGTGCTTGGAGATGGTGATGGACGGCGGAGATGCGAGCGTGGAGATAAGGAAGCAGGCCAAGAATTGGAGGGATTTGGCGAGGGAAGCCATGGCCGAGGGTGGAACGTCTCAACTCAATCTCAAGATATTCGTCGACCAAATTGTCGGCGCCCCTCAATGA
- the LOC131001339 gene encoding protein ENHANCED DISEASE RESISTANCE 2-like — MAREDSLSSKYGYTLPKDPTCNLLCSWTATDPSTYLIRGKTYLDDRKKIKAKGTLMEMVGADWLRSDKREDDLGGRPGGIVQKYAAKGGPEFFFIVNIQDALHERNY, encoded by the exons ATGGCAAGGGAAGACAGTCTATCGTCCAAATATGGATACACTCTTCCGAAGGATCCAACCTGTAATTTGCTATGTAGTTGGACAGCAACAGATCCATCAACATATCTTATTCGTGGAAAGACTTATTTGGATGACAGAAAAAAG ATTAAAGCAAAAGGCACATTGATGGAAATGGTTGGTGCTGACTGGTTGAGATCTGACAAGAGAGAAGATGATCTTGGTGGCCGTCCCGGGGGCATAGTTCAG AAATATGCTGCTAAGGGGGGTCCCGAGTTCTTTTTTATTGTGAACATACAG GATGCGTTAcatgaaagaaattattga